The Burkholderia ambifaria AMMD genome has a segment encoding these proteins:
- a CDS encoding glycoside hydrolase family 3 C-terminal domain-containing protein, whose product MRDTLWPAAVLAATLCTSVYAGNADFNSPGDAADAFASSAAQRRADLLVRKMTLDEKLQFIHSQYEMSKVPGGGAGYIQGVPRLGIPDLNMVDSATGSGSTSLASTTFPATIAVAASWDRRLSYDYGKQVAIQLRAQGFGMGLAGGTNLAREPRGGRLFEYLGEDPLLAGDLLAERTLATQRQKVIATIKHYAGNEQEHGRMGGNTQIDERTLRELYLLPFEIAAKRGQPGSVMCSYNRLNGTYACENNHLLNDVLKNEWGFQGQVQSDWGAAHSTAASINAGLDEEEDVGPSVYLTPAAVKQAISNGSVSTARLDDMVRRKLAVMIRVGVMDDPAKAGGTIDFAAANRFAQGVAEQSIVLLKNDGNQLPLVASALSRIAVIGGHADAAVLSGGGSGNTRDPVTGSFAGCGGLTFGSSTGCSWWRNPWLKVDVPIVAAIRALAPAAQVTFAGNSDQQSPFRAYTQQEIDQAAALAARSDVAIVVVAQAAGEDFGELQSLSLANPSNQDALVEAVARANPHTVVVVQSGNPVLMPWKDRVSAIVEAWYPGEGGGKAIANVLFGAVNPSGKLPVTFPARDEDSPAWRQGGAFENDPVYSEKLNMGYRWYDARNIKPMYEFGYGLSYTHFAYSGLSVSRQRDGSLSVAFTVRNDGRVAGAETPQVYLGVPYKDEPPKRLVGWEKIRLNPGEARHVRVTVSPRMQSVWDTSRNGWKFVPGGTVYVGASSRDIRLQGS is encoded by the coding sequence ATGCGGGACACACTCTGGCCGGCCGCCGTCCTGGCGGCGACCCTCTGCACCAGCGTCTATGCGGGCAACGCCGATTTCAACTCACCGGGCGACGCCGCCGACGCATTCGCGTCATCCGCCGCGCAGCGGCGCGCCGACCTCCTCGTGCGCAAGATGACGCTCGACGAAAAACTGCAGTTCATTCATTCGCAATACGAAATGTCGAAGGTGCCGGGCGGTGGCGCCGGCTACATCCAGGGCGTGCCGCGGCTCGGCATTCCCGATCTCAACATGGTCGACTCGGCCACCGGCTCCGGCAGCACGTCGCTCGCGAGCACCACCTTTCCCGCGACGATCGCCGTCGCCGCGAGCTGGGATCGCCGCCTGTCGTACGACTACGGCAAGCAGGTCGCGATCCAGTTGCGTGCGCAAGGATTCGGCATGGGCCTTGCCGGCGGCACCAACCTCGCGCGCGAGCCGCGCGGCGGCCGGCTGTTCGAGTATCTCGGCGAGGATCCGCTGCTCGCCGGCGACCTGCTCGCGGAGCGCACGCTCGCCACGCAGCGGCAGAAAGTCATCGCGACCATCAAGCACTATGCCGGCAATGAACAGGAGCACGGCCGGATGGGCGGCAACACGCAGATCGACGAACGCACGTTGCGCGAGCTCTACCTGCTGCCGTTCGAGATCGCCGCGAAGCGCGGGCAGCCCGGCAGCGTGATGTGCAGCTACAACCGCCTGAACGGCACGTACGCGTGCGAGAACAATCACCTGCTGAACGACGTGCTGAAGAACGAGTGGGGCTTCCAGGGCCAGGTGCAATCCGACTGGGGCGCCGCGCACAGCACGGCCGCCTCGATCAACGCCGGGCTCGACGAGGAAGAGGACGTCGGGCCGAGCGTCTACCTGACGCCGGCCGCCGTCAAGCAGGCGATCTCGAACGGCTCGGTGTCGACCGCGCGTCTCGACGACATGGTGCGCCGCAAGCTGGCCGTGATGATCCGCGTCGGCGTGATGGACGATCCGGCCAAGGCCGGCGGCACGATCGATTTCGCGGCCGCGAACCGGTTCGCGCAGGGCGTCGCCGAGCAGTCGATCGTTCTGCTGAAGAACGACGGCAATCAGTTGCCGCTCGTCGCGTCCGCGCTGTCGCGGATCGCCGTGATCGGCGGCCACGCCGATGCGGCCGTGCTGTCGGGCGGCGGCTCGGGCAACACGCGCGATCCGGTCACCGGTTCGTTCGCGGGCTGCGGCGGCCTCACGTTCGGCTCGTCGACAGGCTGCAGCTGGTGGCGCAATCCGTGGCTGAAGGTCGACGTGCCGATCGTCGCGGCGATCCGCGCGCTCGCGCCGGCGGCGCAGGTCACGTTCGCGGGCAACAGCGATCAGCAGTCGCCGTTCCGCGCGTACACGCAGCAGGAAATCGACCAGGCCGCGGCGCTCGCCGCACGCTCGGACGTCGCGATCGTCGTGGTCGCGCAAGCGGCCGGCGAGGATTTCGGCGAATTGCAGAGCCTGAGCCTCGCGAACCCGTCGAACCAGGACGCGCTCGTCGAAGCGGTCGCGCGTGCCAACCCGCACACGGTCGTCGTCGTGCAGAGCGGCAATCCGGTGCTGATGCCGTGGAAGGACCGCGTGTCGGCGATCGTCGAGGCGTGGTACCCGGGCGAAGGCGGCGGCAAGGCGATCGCGAACGTGCTGTTCGGCGCGGTCAATCCGTCCGGCAAGCTGCCCGTCACGTTCCCGGCGCGCGACGAGGATTCGCCGGCGTGGCGGCAAGGCGGCGCGTTCGAGAACGATCCCGTCTACTCGGAGAAGCTGAACATGGGGTATCGCTGGTACGACGCACGCAATATCAAGCCGATGTATGAATTCGGCTACGGGCTGTCGTACACGCACTTCGCGTATTCGGGGCTGTCGGTGTCGCGGCAACGGGACGGCTCGCTGAGCGTCGCGTTCACCGTGCGCAATGACGGCCGCGTCGCAGGCGCGGAAACGCCGCAGGTCTATCTCGGCGTGCCGTACAAGGACGAACCGCCGAAGCGGCTGGTCGGCTGGGAGAAGATCCGGCTGAACCCGGGCGAGGCACGGCATGTGCGCGTGACCGTTTCACCGCGGATGCAGAGCGTGTGGGATACGTCGCGAAACGGCTGGAAGTTCGTGCCGGGCGGGACCGTGTATGTCGGCGCGTCGTCGCGCGATATCCGGCTGCAGGGTAGCTGA
- a CDS encoding NAD(P)/FAD-dependent oxidoreductase encodes MSEMKSNSVDVAIIGAGPSGAVAAALLRRAGRSVLVLERQHFPRFSIGESLLPQSMQYLEEAGMLQAVVEAGFQFKNGAYFVYRDRMSSFDFREKFSDGWGTAYQVERAAFDDLLIRCAADQGADVRFGHTVQAFHPGDMQRLEVVDEAGCEYSVHASFVLDASGFARVLPRLLDLEAPTGMPTRAAIFSHVEDSLPAGSTDRDKICIAVHPARRDVWFWMIPLTNGRSSVGCVADAGFLDVPQAQQESLLRELLQSEPTLSRLVGSKPFVMLVRRIAGYASNVEHLHGRGYALLGNAGEFLDPIFSSGVTIAMRSAQLAVAVLERQLRGETVDWTHDYDIALRKGIDTFRAFVERWYSGALQDIVFHEDKASDVKRMVCSILAGYAWDESNPFVREPARGLDVLAEFCRAGGLG; translated from the coding sequence ATGAGTGAAATGAAATCGAATTCCGTCGACGTCGCGATCATCGGCGCGGGGCCGTCCGGCGCGGTCGCGGCCGCATTGCTGCGCAGGGCGGGCCGTTCCGTGCTGGTGCTCGAACGCCAGCATTTTCCGCGCTTTTCGATCGGCGAGAGTCTGTTGCCGCAAAGCATGCAGTATCTCGAAGAGGCCGGTATGTTGCAGGCTGTCGTCGAGGCCGGCTTCCAGTTCAAGAACGGCGCCTATTTCGTTTATCGCGACAGGATGTCGTCGTTCGATTTCCGGGAAAAGTTTTCCGACGGCTGGGGGACGGCCTATCAGGTCGAACGCGCCGCCTTCGACGATCTGCTGATCCGTTGTGCGGCGGACCAGGGCGCGGACGTGCGGTTCGGTCATACCGTGCAGGCGTTCCATCCTGGCGATATGCAACGGCTCGAGGTCGTCGACGAAGCGGGGTGCGAATATTCCGTTCATGCGTCGTTCGTACTCGACGCCAGCGGATTCGCGCGCGTGCTGCCGCGCCTGCTCGATCTCGAGGCGCCGACCGGCATGCCGACGCGCGCGGCAATCTTTTCCCACGTCGAAGACAGTCTGCCGGCCGGGTCGACCGATCGCGACAAGATCTGCATTGCCGTCCATCCGGCGCGTCGCGACGTGTGGTTCTGGATGATCCCGCTGACGAACGGGCGCTCGTCGGTCGGCTGCGTGGCCGACGCCGGTTTTCTCGACGTGCCGCAAGCGCAGCAGGAATCGTTGCTGCGGGAATTGCTGCAGAGCGAGCCGACGTTGTCGCGGCTCGTCGGCAGCAAGCCGTTCGTGATGCTGGTGCGTCGCATCGCGGGCTATGCGTCGAATGTCGAGCACCTGCACGGGCGCGGCTATGCGTTGCTCGGCAACGCGGGCGAATTCCTCGATCCGATCTTCTCGTCCGGCGTGACGATCGCGATGCGTTCCGCGCAACTGGCGGTCGCCGTGCTGGAACGTCAGTTGCGCGGCGAGACGGTCGATTGGACACACGATTACGACATCGCGCTGCGCAAGGGCATCGACACCTTCCGCGCGTTCGTCGAGCGCTGGTACTCAGGCGCGCTTCAGGACATCGTGTTTCATGAAGACAAGGCGTCCGACGTGAAGCGCATGGTCTGCTCGATTCTGGCCGGCTATGCGTGGGACGAGTCGAATCCGTTCGTGCGGGAACCGGCGCGCGGCCTCGACGTGCTCGCCGAATTCTGCCGAGCCGGCGGCCTTGGGTGA
- a CDS encoding oligosaccharide flippase family protein: MSNIKKNFLLLLTLQISMYAVPLLIAPLLTHALGPEGYGQLAFSLAVIAYLTNCTSYSFDLTATPRIALARDDRAERSRIFWATLYAQIGIAAICFVVLIALTFLVERFGEDRDLLLIGFGMVAGVAFTPGWYFQGMEKLRALSVILFVGRILSLPAMFALVHSPADIDRAMIVNAAVPTLSAIVLAAYLYFQREIDFVRVGIADIAESLKGGWQVFLASTSIAFYASTNTVLLGFVSGNVAAGYFAAGDKLIRAALSMLQPLKAATYPRISYLMRHARNDAFSFLRKLFVVQVVMVLGISLAIFFGAPLAVRLLYGPSYEPTVQVLRWMAFIPFMAGMTDLFGVQTMLPLGMKSAFTRILMSSGILNIVLVPVLAKYFAELGAAAAVLTAEAAVAAALATVVYRAGIPLLGSAVARRS; this comes from the coding sequence ATGTCAAACATCAAGAAGAACTTCCTGCTGCTGCTGACGTTGCAGATTTCGATGTACGCGGTGCCGCTGCTGATCGCGCCGCTGCTGACGCACGCGCTCGGGCCGGAGGGTTACGGGCAGCTCGCGTTCTCGCTCGCGGTCATCGCCTACCTCACCAACTGCACGAGCTACAGCTTCGACCTGACCGCGACGCCGCGCATCGCGCTCGCCCGCGACGACCGCGCCGAGCGCTCGCGCATCTTCTGGGCGACGCTGTACGCGCAGATCGGCATCGCCGCGATCTGCTTCGTCGTGCTGATCGCGCTGACCTTTCTGGTCGAGCGCTTCGGCGAGGACCGCGACCTGCTGCTGATCGGTTTCGGGATGGTGGCCGGCGTGGCGTTTACGCCGGGCTGGTATTTCCAGGGCATGGAGAAGCTGCGCGCGCTGAGCGTGATCCTGTTCGTCGGCCGCATCCTGAGCCTGCCCGCGATGTTCGCGCTCGTGCACAGCCCGGCGGACATCGATCGCGCGATGATCGTCAACGCCGCCGTGCCGACGCTGTCCGCGATCGTGCTCGCCGCCTATCTGTATTTCCAGCGGGAAATCGACTTCGTGCGCGTCGGTATCGCCGACATCGCCGAATCGCTGAAAGGCGGCTGGCAGGTGTTCCTCGCGTCGACGTCGATCGCGTTCTACGCGTCGACCAACACCGTACTGCTCGGCTTCGTGTCGGGCAACGTCGCGGCCGGCTATTTCGCCGCCGGCGACAAGCTGATCCGCGCGGCGCTCAGCATGCTGCAGCCGCTGAAGGCCGCCACCTATCCACGCATCAGCTACCTGATGCGGCACGCACGCAACGACGCGTTCTCGTTCCTGCGCAAGCTGTTCGTCGTGCAGGTCGTGATGGTGCTCGGCATCTCGCTCGCCATCTTCTTCGGCGCGCCGCTTGCCGTGCGCCTCCTGTATGGCCCTTCGTACGAACCGACGGTCCAGGTGCTGCGCTGGATGGCGTTCATTCCATTCATGGCCGGGATGACCGACTTGTTCGGTGTGCAGACGATGCTGCCGCTCGGGATGAAATCGGCGTTCACGCGGATCCTGATGTCGTCGGGCATTCTGAACATCGTGCTGGTGCCCGTGCTCGCGAAGTACTTCGCGGAACTGGGCGCGGCCGCCGCCGTGCTGACGGCCGAGGCCGCGGTTGCCGCGGCGCTCGCGACCGTCGTCTATCGCGCCGGGATTCCGCTGCTTGGCAGCGCTGTCGCTCGACGCAGCTAG
- a CDS encoding class I SAM-dependent methyltransferase, whose product MTSCRTHAPAYVPETRFGIWFLRTHTWEHHVLRVAIDDLKQLIGAPLPKAPVILDAGCGQGKSFRLLGEAFAPGKIIGIDCHDDSLTHASEAARRCATPVELHRADCTQIPLADSSVDIVFCHQTFHHLVDQEHALADFRRVLKPGGLLLFAESTDAYIKSWVIRLLFRHPMEVQKSADGYLAMLRDGGFTFDARNVSFPYLWWSRAKDFGLLERIGLYAPKPGKRRETLVNVAARKPA is encoded by the coding sequence ATGACGTCCTGCCGCACGCACGCTCCCGCCTATGTTCCCGAAACCCGCTTCGGCATCTGGTTTCTTCGCACGCATACCTGGGAGCATCACGTGCTTAGGGTGGCCATCGACGATCTCAAGCAGCTCATCGGCGCGCCGCTGCCGAAGGCTCCCGTCATCCTCGATGCGGGATGCGGCCAGGGCAAATCGTTCCGCCTGCTCGGCGAAGCGTTCGCGCCCGGCAAAATCATCGGCATCGATTGTCACGACGACTCACTCACGCATGCGTCGGAAGCCGCGCGTCGCTGCGCCACGCCCGTCGAACTGCATCGTGCGGACTGCACACAGATTCCGCTCGCCGATTCGAGCGTCGACATCGTGTTCTGCCATCAGACCTTTCATCATCTCGTCGACCAGGAGCATGCGCTGGCCGACTTTCGCCGCGTACTGAAACCCGGCGGGCTGCTGCTGTTCGCCGAATCGACCGACGCATACATCAAGTCGTGGGTGATCCGGCTGCTGTTCCGTCATCCGATGGAAGTTCAGAAAAGTGCCGACGGCTACCTTGCCATGCTGCGCGACGGCGGGTTCACGTTCGACGCCCGCAATGTGTCGTTCCCGTACCTGTGGTGGAGCCGCGCGAAAGACTTCGGACTCCTCGAGCGCATCGGCCTGTACGCACCGAAGCCGGGCAAGCGCCGCGAGACGCTCGTGAACGTCGCCGCGCGCAAGCCCGCCTGA